In a genomic window of Deltaproteobacteria bacterium HGW-Deltaproteobacteria-18:
- a CDS encoding universal stress protein: MIKVERVLIPVDGSDSSRNAAKYGAHLVNSKSPKIYLLNVWEPINMTIGGEMAEKLRANAEAKSMALLEEYKKLLEPCGLDVELISRSGRPDYAILNVQDELDCDLIVIGSRGLSVLENVIMGSVVTRVLEGASCPVLVTRNLRLKYMQDACGL, from the coding sequence ATGATCAAAGTTGAACGTGTACTCATTCCGGTCGATGGATCGGATTCTTCCAGAAACGCGGCCAAGTACGGCGCGCATCTGGTCAATTCCAAGTCCCCCAAGATCTATCTGCTCAATGTCTGGGAGCCCATCAACATGACCATCGGCGGCGAGATGGCCGAGAAGCTGCGCGCCAACGCCGAGGCCAAATCCATGGCATTGCTCGAGGAATACAAGAAACTGCTTGAGCCCTGCGGCTTGGACGTGGAACTGATTTCACGCAGCGGCCGTCCTGACTATGCCATCCTGAATGTCCAGGACGAGCTTGATTGCGACCTCATCGTCATCGGTTCGCGTGGCTTGTCCGTGCTCGAGAACGTGATCATGGGCAGCGTTGTCACTCGTGTACTCGAAGGTGCGAGCTGCCCCGTGCTGGTTACGCGCAACCTGCGCCTGAAATACATGCAGGACGCCTGCGGGCTGTAA